The following coding sequences are from one Rhipicephalus microplus isolate Deutch F79 chromosome 3, USDA_Rmic, whole genome shotgun sequence window:
- the LOC119169876 gene encoding uncharacterized protein LOC119169876, which yields MAFRKGAKEMKKQSYYVWFLGAKESRGLRGLEYIGPVLRFLLEREREVEPPKVTLQVSGKGIKMVQNIARGVRGKMEQVKHLIPQHSVTCVHQDGDLVCCILLLYNPVTRCPVHVHVYRCDSPETATMLRQQLQQLVERPDNQTKFREIEHRLAAKGLLREHSFHHHHHSGPPRMPSDGRTEDGSEDRSDVSEEEEEEGLATSPPRRPAAVLPPAVHGAASVGSATSSDRMASLYASLAAELREKLSNPDRGPLLLPPKDYGTVCKRSSTRPEGGSKSSSGIGSDELLPRELDSSSDDEWPAEPHRQREQRRNRRPVSFPAASAPPAAVFGALPQKHRQPHTPQRQAQTPQPYRNGQVPHQQRPFSQQQQHPPGHRQSASSRQMVLPESRTYQPHHQPQQQQPEPSRQHNQKKSRDYRHSFVEPSTRRPLPL from the exons ATGGCGTTCCGTAAGGGCGCCAAAGAGATGAAGAAGCAGTCGTACTACGTGTGGTTCCTGGGGGCCAAGGAGTCCCGCGGTCTCCGAGGACTGGAGTACATCGGACCCGTGCTGCGGTTCTTGCTGGAACGGGAACGGGAAGTCGAGCCGCCCAAGGTAACTCTACAG GTCAGCGGTAAAGGCATCAAGATGGTGCAGAACATCGCTCGTGGCGTTCGAGGCAAGATGGAGCAGGTGAAGCACCTGATCCCACAGCACTCAGTCACGTGTGTGCACCAGGATGGTGACCTGGTGTGCTGCATCTTGCTGCTCTACAACCCGGTCACCAGGTGCCCCGTGCACGTGCACGTCTATCGCTGTGATTCTCCCGAGACGGCCACCATGCTGCgccagcagctgcagcagctcgTCGAGCGGCCCGACAACCAAACCAAGTTCCGTGAGATTGAACATCGGCTGGCAGCCAAGGGATTGCTGCGCGAGCACTCGTTccatcaccaccaccattcgGGTCCTCCACGTATGCCCTCCGACGGAAGGACCGAAGACGGTTCCGAGGACCGCAGCGACGTCtccgaggaggaggaagaagagggcCTCGCCACGTCGCCACCCCGAAGGCCCGCCGCAGTTCTGCCTCCTGCGGTCCACGGCGCGGCATCGGTAGGCTCAGCCACATCCAGTGACCGGATGGCGAGCCTGTACGCGTCTCTGGCCGCCGAACTACGCGAGAAACTGAGCAACCCCGACCGCGGCCCGCTTCTGCTGCCTCCCAAGGACTATGGGACAGTATGCAAGAGGTCTTCAACCAGGCCCGAGGGTGGCTCCAAGTCAAGCAGCGGTATCGGCTCCGACGAGCTTCTGCCCCGTGAGCTCGACTCGTCATCTGATGATGAGTGGCCCGCCGAACCACATCGTCAGCGGGAGCAGCGCAGAAACCGGCGACCAGTCTCCTTCCCGGCCGCCTCAGCCCCTCCAGCAGCGGTTTTCGGTGCACTGCCTCAGAAGCACCGCCAGCCACATACGCCACAACGCCAGGCCCAGACGCCGCAGCCATACCGCAACGGACAAGTGCCACACCAGCAGAGGCCGTTTTCGCAACAGCAGCAACACCCACCTGGCCACCGGCAGTCGGCGTCGTCTAGGCAGATGGTACTTCCCGAGTCAAGGACGTACCAGCCACACCatcagccacagcagcaacagccAGAACCCTCGAGGCAACACAACCAGAAGAAGAGCAGGGACTACAGGCACAGCTTTGTTGAGCCGTCGACACGTAGACCTCTGCCTCTGTGA